Within Myceligenerans xiligouense, the genomic segment CGCCACCCCGAACGTGTCCGCCGACACCGGGATCGTGCAGGTCGTTCCCACGGGCGGCCCGACGTCGGCCGAGACCGAGGCGCTGGTGCACGAGATCCGGGGCCTGCACGATCACTTCCTGGACACCTACGGGGTGGATCTCGCCGTCACGGGATCGACGGCGGTCGGGATCGACGTGTCGGCCAAGCTGGGCGCCGCGCTGCTCCCGTTCGCGCTGCTCGTGGTGGGGCTGTCGCTCGTGCTGCTCACCATGGTGTTCCGGTCGATCGCGGTGCCGATCAAGGCGACCGTGGGATATCTGCTCTCCGTGGGCGCGGCCTTCGGCGTGATCACCCTCGTCTTCGAGAACGGCTTCCTCGCCGACCTGCTGGGCGTGACGCGCACGGGGCCGGTGATCAGCTTCATGCCCATCGTGCTCATGGGCGTGCTGTTCGGCCTCGCCATGGACTACGAGGTCTTCCTCGTCTCCCGCATCCGCGAGGACTACGTGCACGGCACGGGACGAGACCGGGCACGCAAGGCCATCACCACCGGTTTCCGGGGGGCGGCCGGTGTGGTCACCGCCGCCGCCGTGATCATGACGGCCGTGTTCGTCGCGTTCGTTCCGCACGGCGACATGAACCTCAAGCCGATCGCACTCGGACTGGCGGTGGGCGTCTTCGTGGATGCCTTCGTGGTCCGCATGGTCCTCGTCCCCGCCGTTCTGGCGCTGCTCGGGGAGAAGGCCTGGTGGATCCCGCGAAAGCTCGACGCCGCCCTGCCGTCGTTCGACGTGGAGGGAGAGGGCCTGGCGCGTGAGATCGCGTTGGCCGACTGGCCCGAACCCGGCGCCCGTGACGTCGTCGCCGCCGAGAACGTGGCCGTCCGGGGCGAGTCCGGAGTTCTGGCCGGGCCGGTGAGCGCCCGGGTGCCGGAAGGTGGCGCGCTCCTCGTGCGCGGCGACTCCGCCACCCAGGTCGGCGGCCTTCTCCTGGCGGTGGCAGGGCGAGTCGTCCGCACGGGCGGGATCGAACTGAGCGGCAAGCTCAAGACCACCGGCCTGGTGCTGCCCGAGCGCGCCGCGACCGTACGCGCCAGGGTCGCGGTGGTCGACGCCGGCGGTCCCGGCGTCACCGTCGCACCCGACAAGGCCGTGCGGCGGGCGACGAGAGACGGAGCACGCCTGATCGTCGTGGACGGCACCGAAACCGTCGGTGACCTGACCGAGCGGATGGAGCTGGCGCAGGCGCTCGCGGACGCGCACCGCGCCGGCGTCGCGCTGGTGGTGGGTGCCGTCGGAGCGGTTGCCACGGACCTGGCGCCGCCCGGCACCCCGGTACTCGACATCGGCGCCGCGACCGGGGCCCGGAGCGTGGCCGGCGAGCGAGGAAACGAGACTTCGATGCAGGAGGTTCGGCGATGAACGCGACGAGATGGCTGCGGCCGGAACCGGTACGGGACCGGCGGCAGGCGGTGGCCGTCGCCCTGCTCCCGCTCATGATCCTGGTGCTGCTCCTGGCGGCACTGTGGAACCCGCAGGACCGGCTCGACACCGTACCCGCGGCGATCGTCAACCTCGACGAGCCGGTCGAGGTCGACGGGCAGCCGGTCCCGCTCGGCCGCCAGCTCGCGGCCGGACTGGTGAGCGGGGGCGAGACACCCGAGGAAGGTGAGTCCGCAGCCGTGCCGGCGTCCGACGACAGCTATGACTGGCGGGTGACGGACGCCGAGGACGCGGCATCGGGACTGGAGGACGGCGAGTACGCCGCGGTCGTGACGATTCCCGAGGGCTTCTCGGCGGCGGCGACGTCGTACGGGAGCGACGACCCGTCCGAGGCACGCAAGGCGACGATCGACGTCGCGACCGCGCCCGACGGCCGTGTCCTGGACGACGCCCTGGCCCAGATCGTGGCCCGGACCGCGACGGAGATCCTCGGTGACACCCTCACCGAGACGTACGTGGACAACGTGCTCGTGGGCTTCTCCACCCTGTCCGACGAACTCGGTACTGCCGCGGACGGAGCAGACCAGCTCGCCGACGGGGCCACCGAGGCCGGCGACGGCGCGAAGCAGCTGGCCGACGGCGCCCGCCAGGCGTCCGACGGTGTCGCGGAACTCGGCGACGGCGCGGGCCAGCTGGCCGGCGGTGCCGACCAGCTGGCCGGTGGGGCCGGACAGTGGGCCGGTGGCGCAAGCGAATGGGCGGCCGGTGCCGGGCAGTGGGCGGCGGGCGCCGACGCGCTGTCCGCGGGGATGTACAAGCTGGCGGGCGGTGTCGGGCGGAGTGGGGCGGCAGCGAACCATCTGGCCGCCGGCGCAGGAGACCTTGCGGAATGGGCGCAGTACGTCGCTGACGGGAACAGGGAACTGGCCGACGAGGTCGCCGTCATGAATGCGCAGGTCAGCCAGTTCTCGGGAGAGGCGCAGGACACGCTCGCCGATCTGGAGGAACTCGGCGTGGACCTGGAGGAACTGACCTCCGGCCTCACGGCGCTGTGCACCGGTCCGATCGTGGAAGAAGGAGCAGAGCTGACCGCGAGCGCGGAGACCGGCCTGGCCGAGCTCTGCGCCAAGCTGGCGGACATGGACGGAGGCGTGCGGTCAGGGGTCGACCAGGTCTCG encodes:
- a CDS encoding MMPL family transporter yields the protein MSSVLYSLGRWAVRARRLVLVGWILVLALAGGAAGLLQQGLDNEVSIPGTESQLALDRLSATFPQVSGASAQVIVVAPDGSDIYADDVRDAVEDGVAALGDVSQVAAITSPYDDQMPASVSDDDTAALLTIQLDGKESSITDETKDALSKEAEALDTALPQGAEAHLGGQLFATEFPEISLVEGVGLLVALVVLVMTLGSLIAAGLPLFNALLGVGVSMALLFAATSLGPISSTTPMLAVMLGLAVGIDYALFIVSRHREQLRDGLPVEESVARATATAGSAVVFAGLTVMIALVGLSVAGIPFLSVMGIAAAVTVGVTVIVSLTLLPAVLAMAGERLRPRSRVPVASNEDTAAETPPRSAADRFFAGWVRGVTRFPALTVAIVVVTLGALAVPAMNLRLALPDAGVLTEDNSARVTYDLVSEKFGDGFNGPLVVTGSIVTSNDPVALMEEIGDELGDLPGVADVPLATPNVSADTGIVQVVPTGGPTSAETEALVHEIRGLHDHFLDTYGVDLAVTGSTAVGIDVSAKLGAALLPFALLVVGLSLVLLTMVFRSIAVPIKATVGYLLSVGAAFGVITLVFENGFLADLLGVTRTGPVISFMPIVLMGVLFGLAMDYEVFLVSRIREDYVHGTGRDRARKAITTGFRGAAGVVTAAAVIMTAVFVAFVPHGDMNLKPIALGLAVGVFVDAFVVRMVLVPAVLALLGEKAWWIPRKLDAALPSFDVEGEGLAREIALADWPEPGARDVVAAENVAVRGESGVLAGPVSARVPEGGALLVRGDSATQVGGLLLAVAGRVVRTGGIELSGKLKTTGLVLPERAATVRARVAVVDAGGPGVTVAPDKAVRRATRDGARLIVVDGTETVGDLTERMELAQALADAHRAGVALVVGAVGAVATDLAPPGTPVLDIGAATGARSVAGERGNETSMQEVRR
- a CDS encoding YhgE/Pip domain-containing protein, producing the protein MNATRWLRPEPVRDRRQAVAVALLPLMILVLLLAALWNPQDRLDTVPAAIVNLDEPVEVDGQPVPLGRQLAAGLVSGGETPEEGESAAVPASDDSYDWRVTDAEDAASGLEDGEYAAVVTIPEGFSAAATSYGSDDPSEARKATIDVATAPDGRVLDDALAQIVARTATEILGDTLTETYVDNVLVGFSTLSDELGTAADGADQLADGATEAGDGAKQLADGARQASDGVAELGDGAGQLAGGADQLAGGAGQWAGGASEWAAGAGQWAAGADALSAGMYKLAGGVGRSGAAANHLAAGAGDLAEWAQYVADGNRELADEVAVMNAQVSQFSGEAQDTLADLEELGVDLEELTSGLTALCTGPIVEEGAELTASAETGLAELCAKLADMDGGVRSGVDQVSGRLDELTTDVDDFADGTAKLAAGSQEVADGVGDLSAGAGELSGGLTELQGGANDVAAGTSGLADGARELAVGATGLAGGAGELSSGAGGLATGVSGLAVGAGDLSGGIDTVATRTGDLADGIHDLAGGVGDLSDGLGQATEELPAYSDPERQTLASVVADPVEVTGASELGTGATGPMFAVLALWLGALGVMLVFPPVPFGARGSTRGPLRLALGALALPAGIGAGTGAVTGAILAGVEGLHVGGWAAAIVIGAFVSVAFVAVNQALAAGLGHVGRGISLVVAVLVIAAGVVSTAPAGLRGLAAFLPVGAAQEALAAIAVSSGGLAAACVALAVWALAGVAVTTFVVSRSRTIRAAGLQRA